The following proteins come from a genomic window of Nitrosopumilaceae archaeon AB1(1):
- the lysS gene encoding lysine--tRNA ligase, with amino-acid sequence MVRDKIIGRGTWIDKLTHEMILRENTLGRDTSMLNVESGLGASGIPHVGSVGDAVRAYGVKLALNNIGYDSKLIAYSDDMDGLRKIPLGFSKDLEEHLGKPVSFIPDPLGCHKSFGQHMSSLLLEGLDMLGIEYTFKSAKESYEKKLFTKQIHTILSNANLIGEKINELVGQEKFMQRLPYFAVCEKCDKIYTTTAKKYNPDKKMIEYSCLDAKAGDNIIHGCGHVGECSIENDLGKLSWKVEFAARWSAFDIRFEAYGKDIMDSVRVNDYISQGILNHAPPYHVRYEMFLDKGGKKISKSAGNVLTTQKWLQYGTPQSLLLLLYKRIKGARELGFEDIPDXMNEYDIIEDIYFGKIKLENQDKMISSRGLYEYINLAIPQKTSSIHINYNLLIELCRIFKEDRGRRVSEKLINYGIISKSTSEIEERITLAGNFVDDFKELPSKEIQIDDSLRDALYKLVQILDKQGGDDLQNDIYQIAKSSNIPTREFFKILYQILLGTDRGPKIGPFIEDVGRNRIIADDKEDDIMAHREHNSRGAKSGLFLIILGAMLFILSTTYLLDSPSIGQPAVVLGFIIGGIGFYLNFKNRRQDKK; translated from the coding sequence ATGGTACGCGATAAAATTATTGGTCGTGGTACTTGGATTGACAAGTTAACTCATGAGATGATACTACGTGAAAATACACTAGGTCGAGACACTAGCATGCTAAATGTCGAAAGTGGTCTTGGCGCCTCTGGTATTCCTCATGTTGGTAGTGTCGGAGATGCTGTACGCGCCTATGGTGTAAAACTTGCACTAAACAACATAGGATATGACTCGAAACTAATCGCTTATTCAGATGATATGGACGGACTACGCAAAATACCTTTGGGATTCTCAAAGGATTTAGAAGAGCATTTAGGAAAACCAGTATCATTTATACCAGACCCACTAGGATGTCACAAATCTTTTGGTCAACATATGAGTAGTCTATTACTTGAAGGACTAGACATGCTCGGTATAGAGTATACATTCAAGAGTGCAAAGGAATCATATGAGAAAAAATTATTTACAAAACAAATTCATACTATTCTATCTAACGCAAATTTAATTGGTGAAAAAATCAACGAGCTTGTAGGACAAGAGAAATTTATGCAACGTTTACCATACTTTGCAGTATGTGAAAAATGTGATAAAATTTACACAACAACAGCAAAAAAGTATAACCCTGATAAGAAAATGATAGAGTATTCATGTCTTGATGCCAAAGCTGGCGATAATATCATACACGGGTGTGGTCATGTTGGAGAGTGTAGTATAGAGAACGATCTTGGTAAATTATCATGGAAAGTGGAATTTGCTGCTAGATGGAGTGCGTTTGATATTAGATTTGAGGCATATGGTAAAGATATTATGGATTCGGTTCGAGTTAATGACTATATCTCTCAAGGTATACTAAATCACGCACCACCATATCACGTTAGATATGAGATGTTTTTAGATAAGGGTGGGAAAAAAATATCAAAATCTGCAGGTAATGTTCTAACTACACAAAAATGGCTACAATATGGCACTCCTCAATCTTTACTATTATTATTATACAAAAGAATAAAGGGTGCAAGAGAATTAGGATTTGAAGATATTCCAGATTTNATGAACGAATATGATATAATTGAGGACATCTACTTTGGTAAAATAAAATTAGAAAATCAAGACAAAATGATTTCAAGCAGAGGATTGTATGAATATATCAATTTGGCAATACCTCAAAAGACGTCGTCAATTCACATAAATTATAATTTACTAATAGAGCTGTGCCGTATATTCAAAGAGGATAGGGGGCGACGCGTAAGTGAGAAATTGATAAATTATGGAATAATTTCTAAATCCACATCAGAAATTGAGGAAAGAATCACTCTGGCTGGAAATTTTGTGGATGATTTTAAAGAACTACCTAGTAAAGAGATTCAAATTGACGATTCCCTTAGAGACGCATTATACAAATTAGTTCAAATATTAGACAAGCAAGGAGGAGACGATTTACAAAATGATATTTATCAAATAGCAAAGAGTAGTAATATTCCTACAAGAGAGTTTTTCAAGATATTGTATCAAATTTTACTCGGAACTGATCGTGGACCTAAAATTGGACCATTCATTGAGGATGTAGGCAGAAATAGAATCATCGCAGATGATAAAGAAGATGATATAATGGCACACAGAGAACATAATTCACGTGGGGCAAAAAGTGGATTATTTTTAATCATACTTGGAGCCATGCTGTTCATATTATCCACTACATATCTTTTAGATTCACCATCCATAGGGCAGCCGGCGGTAGTACTAGGTTTCATAATAGGAGGGATTGGTTTTTATCTAAATTTTAAAAATAGAAGACAGGATAAAAAGTGA
- a CDS encoding pyridoxamine 5'-phosphate oxidase family protein, translated as MVVISKDIKEFILHQRLGFVASISENNHPCISPRGTIIPWRKDKLVFADIKSPRTSHNLMNGGMVEICIIDPLLRRGYRFIGNAKLLDKTSLEYENLLSEYKIMGIKSSINDIIITSVDVIEPIHSPLYDIGISEDVIKNIWKKHYLDD; from the coding sequence ATGGTTGTAATATCTAAAGACATTAAAGAATTCATTCTGCATCAACGTTTAGGATTTGTTGCAAGTATTTCTGAGAATAATCATCCATGTATCTCTCCACGGGGTACAATAATTCCTTGGAGAAAAGACAAATTAGTATTTGCGGATATAAAATCTCCACGTACTAGTCATAATTTAATGAATGGTGGTATGGTAGAGATTTGCATAATTGATCCTCTCTTACGACGTGGATACAGATTCATTGGTAATGCTAAACTTTTAGATAAAACTAGCCTTGAGTATGAAAATCTTTTATCAGAGTATAAAATAATGGGGATAAAAAGTTCTATAAATGATATAATTATTACCAGTGTGGATGTGATAGAGCCTATTCATTCACCCCTGTATGACATTGGTATTTCTGAAGATGTGATTAAAAATATCTGGAAAAAACATTATCTAGATGACTAG
- a CDS encoding DUF47 family protein: MYSGELEVQAKRKAIAVLQDEINRILNASRQLSALPEFIVKKKKSDIKMALEQISSIEEEVENLRRKITREVADVGGLIMNRENLLNTAYTMDEIAGYITGISFKLSNIKSTTLKKNNLGTEITELIDLVVDQIYKLNEIIRTLNNNTGAAIDLAQETQSIEREIDIKYRKMTINILNNLTNNTEILLMKDVVEGIEEMADKCQSVSDSFILLALSL, encoded by the coding sequence GTGTATAGCGGAGAATTAGAGGTTCAAGCCAAACGAAAAGCTATTGCAGTACTTCAAGATGAAATTAATCGTATACTAAATGCCTCAAGACAGCTATCAGCATTACCAGAGTTTATAGTTAAAAAGAAAAAATCTGACATCAAAATGGCGCTTGAGCAGATATCTAGTATTGAAGAAGAGGTTGAGAACCTTCGTAGAAAAATAACTAGAGAAGTAGCAGATGTTGGAGGTCTCATTATGAATCGTGAAAATTTATTAAATACAGCTTATACGATGGATGAGATCGCCGGTTACATTACAGGAATATCATTTAAACTATCCAACATTAAATCTACGACTTTGAAGAAAAATAATCTGGGGACAGAGATTACAGAGTTGATTGATCTAGTAGTAGATCAAATTTATAAATTAAATGAAATCATTCGCACTCTAAATAATAATACAGGTGCTGCTATTGATTTGGCACAAGAGACACAATCAATTGAGCGCGAAATTGATATCAAGTATCGTAAGATGACAATAAATATTTTAAATAATCTAACAAACAACACTGAAATTTTATTAATGAAAGATGTTGTAGAGGGAATCGAGGAGATGGCAGACAAGTGTCAAAGCGTATCTGACTCTTTTATTTTATTGGCCCTGAGTCTATAA
- the endA gene encoding tRNA-intron lyase, whose protein sequence is MKGSLVNNRIIVWDIMESRQLFKQGYYGKPIGIAKPKIDEIDVPLILDLIEGLYLLESSIITIYDSRKKLGRQKLYDLCEKEYHDFSKKYMVYKDFREKKYIVTPGIKFGCDFAVYQKGPGIDHSPFLIQVYSRSDKVVATDIVRAGRLATSVKKQFILAIPYRNYIEYVALDWWRA, encoded by the coding sequence TTGAAAGGCAGTCTTGTAAATAATCGCATCATTGTATGGGATATTATGGAATCTCGTCAATTGTTTAAACAGGGATATTATGGAAAACCAATTGGAATTGCAAAACCCAAAATTGACGAGATAGATGTTCCTCTAATACTAGATCTTATTGAGGGATTATACCTATTGGAGAGCTCTATAATAACCATTTATGACTCTAGGAAAAAACTAGGTAGGCAGAAACTATATGATTTGTGTGAGAAAGAGTATCATGATTTTTCTAAAAAATATATGGTATACAAGGATTTTAGAGAAAAAAAATATATCGTAACTCCCGGAATAAAATTTGGTTGTGATTTTGCAGTATATCAAAAGGGTCCAGGTATTGATCATTCTCCTTTTTTGATTCAGGTATATTCTAGAAGTGACAAAGTTGTTGCAACAGATATTGTACGTGCAGGAAGACTTGCAACATCTGTGAAAAAACAATTCATTCTAGCAATTCCGTATAGAAATTATATAGAATATGTTGCGCTAGATTGGTGGAGAGCCTAG
- a CDS encoding DUF5011 domain-containing protein, translating into MVIRGDTVDTNTIGNYTITYHSVDSSGNNATQVNRTIVVRNTTPPVITLNGNDVVYVELGSSYSEQNATTDDDSPIVIRGDTVDTNTIGNYTITYHSVDSSGNDATQVNRTVIVRDTIHPTVVGTPVYDAQTHTLSITFSENVSITNPSQLLIGFVFPSNINYTNNPTLVLTFNSTATESIFNVFIGSVGGPQVTINANSIVDVANNDILTNNSSFNVQNIISSDDQVLSPATIHVDAPLILTPEHQNITINYIASTSNTTNITAGLSAKLVSINNITVMIPTSTIITHDGTWDSQFLAPRTATITIPSTTVGQTTTSHVTVTAITLGDVTIDLNLGDTVASIVFENQGGNNHNIYYVNTIGSTPTQISSCGTSNIAEINTLLTTTSTNECFVDDNTHVAIYTTHLSTFALTSSTSTTSTQAPAPIPFTSSGGGSSSGGGGGSANRIFTGGQAPIIVEAIIHKVSWEVADDKKLVEIIASPSSDDAFVTISSSKLGVIATQLSLTQPYSDRAVYLGLVSSDERLVSVKASVYSNTFFTSEKKLVDVSQPTGSITFDSTLPVTSTGTIMDDKTIVDNDTMMDNDTMMDNDTMMDDDTMMDNKTIMDNKTIMDNKTIMDNKTIMDNKTIMDNKTIMDDKTIKDDNSTTTTTEGGCLIATAVYGTELSQQVQMLREIRDTTLMTSLPGISFITSFNQIYYTFSPVIADAERENPLLREIIQTILYPLLSSVSIMTMADDSENSVLALGLLVIAINLLIYVGLPTLAFVYLHKKIKSVKLVS; encoded by the coding sequence ATCGTTATTCGTGGTGACACTGTAGATACAAATACTATAGGCAATTACACCATCACATACCACTCTGTTGATTCATCAGGAAATAATGCCACCCAAGTTAATAGAACTATAGTTGTTCGTAACACTACTCCCCCAGTAATCACACTGAATGGTAATGATGTTGTTTATGTAGAACTTGGCTCATCCTACTCTGAGCAAAACGCCACTACTGATGATGACTCTCCTATCGTTATTCGTGGTGACACTGTAGATACAAATACTATAGGCAATTACACCATCACATACCACTCTGTTGATTCATCAGGAAATGATGCCACCCAAGTGAATAGAACTGTAATTGTTCGTGATACTATTCACCCAACAGTCGTTGGTACTCCAGTATATGATGCTCAAACACATACCCTATCCATTACATTTAGTGAAAATGTAAGTATAACTAATCCATCACAATTGCTTATAGGATTCGTTTTCCCTTCTAATATTAATTATACAAACAATCCTACTCTAGTTCTAACTTTTAACAGCACAGCCACCGAATCTATATTTAACGTTTTTATCGGGTCGGTTGGTGGTCCTCAAGTGACTATTAACGCAAATTCAATTGTAGATGTTGCAAATAATGATATACTTACTAATAACTCATCATTCAACGTCCAAAACATCATTTCATCAGACGATCAGGTATTATCTCCTGCCACTATTCATGTGGACGCACCATTAATTCTTACACCTGAACATCAAAATATTACTATCAATTATATCGCCTCTACTTCCAACACTACTAATATCACTGCAGGATTAAGTGCCAAACTTGTATCTATAAATAACATTACAGTCATGATACCTACTAGTACTATTATTACTCATGATGGTACTTGGGATTCGCAATTCCTTGCACCACGTACTGCTACTATTACTATACCCTCTACAACTGTAGGTCAGACTACTACTAGTCATGTAACGGTTACAGCTATAACTTTGGGAGATGTAACAATTGATCTCAACCTAGGTGATACAGTTGCGTCTATTGTATTTGAAAATCAAGGTGGAAATAATCATAATATATATTATGTAAATACTATTGGCTCTACACCAACCCAGATATCATCCTGTGGTACTAGTAATATCGCAGAAATTAATACTCTTTTAACCACTACTTCCACAAACGAATGTTTTGTAGATGACAACACTCATGTAGCAATTTACACCACTCACCTATCCACCTTTGCTCTAACATCTTCCACCAGTACCACTAGTACTCAAGCACCTGCACCTATTCCATTTACTAGTAGTGGTGGTGGCAGTAGCTCAGGAGGAGGAGGTGGCAGCGCAAATCGTATATTCACTGGTGGTCAAGCCCCAATAATTGTAGAGGCTATTATTCACAAAGTATCTTGGGAAGTAGCTGATGATAAAAAACTAGTTGAAATTATTGCTAGCCCATCATCTGATGATGCTTTTGTTACTATTAGTAGTTCCAAACTAGGGGTAATTGCAACTCAACTCTCCCTAACACAGCCCTACTCTGATAGAGCCGTCTATTTGGGTCTAGTGTCTTCTGATGAACGCTTAGTATCTGTAAAGGCTAGTGTATACTCTAATACTTTCTTTACAAGTGAAAAAAAATTAGTAGATGTTTCTCAACCCACCGGTTCCATCACTTTTGATTCTACATTACCTGTTACATCTACCGGTACCATAATGGACGATAAAACCATAGTGGATAATGATACTATGATGGATAATGATACTATGATGGATAATGATACCATGATGGATGATGATACTATGATGGACAATAAAACCATAATGGACAATAAAACCATAATGGACAATAAAACCATAATGGACAATAAAACCATAATGGATAATAAAACCATAATGGACAATAAAACCATAATGGATGATAAAACCATAAAGGATGATAACTCTACTACTACCACTACTGAAGGTGGTTGTCTAATCGCAACAGCAGTATATGGAACTGAGCTTTCACAACAAGTACAAATGCTCAGAGAGATACGTGATACAACTTTAATGACTAGTCTACCTGGAATATCCTTCATAACATCATTCAACCAAATCTATTACACCTTTTCACCTGTAATTGCAGATGCTGAGCGTGAAAACCCTCTACTGCGTGAAATAATTCAGACTATTCTATATCCTCTACTCTCTAGTGTCTCTATAATGACGATGGCAGATGACTCGGAGAATAGTGTGTTGGCTTTGGGATTACTTGTAATTGCTATCAACTTGCTAATTTATGTTGGTCTACCAACATTGGCATTTGTTTATCTACATAAAAAAATTAAATCTGTCAAACTCGTATCTTAA
- a CDS encoding DUF5011 domain-containing protein, translating to MVIRGDTVDTNTIGNYTITYHSVDSSGNNATQVNRTIVVRNTTPPVITLNGNDVVYVELGSSYSEQNATTDDGSPIVIRGDTVDTNTIGNYTITYHSVDSSGNNATQVNRTIVVRNTTPPVITLNGNDVVYVELGSSYSEQNAITDDGSPIVIRGDTVDTNTIGNYTITYHSVDSSGNNATQVNRTIVVRDTTPPVITLNGNDVVYVELG from the coding sequence ATCGTTATTCGTGGTGACACTGTAGATACAAATACTATAGGCAATTACACCATCACATACCACTCTGTTGATTCATCAGGAAATAATGCCACCCAAGTGAATAGAACTATAGTTGTTCGTAACACTACTCCCCCAGTAATCACACTGAATGGTAATGATGTTGTTTATGTAGAACTTGGTTCATCCTACTCTGAGCAAAACGCCACTACTGATGATGGCTCTCCTATCGTTATTCGTGGTGACACTGTAGATACAAATACTATAGGCAATTACACCATCACATACCACTCTGTTGATTCATCAGGAAATAATGCCACCCAAGTTAATAGAACTATAGTTGTTCGTAACACTACTCCCCCAGTAATCACACTGAATGGTAATGATGTTGTTTATGTAGAACTTGGCTCATCCTACTCTGAGCAAAACGCCATTACTGATGATGGCTCTCCTATCGTTATTCGTGGTGACACTGTAGATACAAATACTATAGGCAATTACACCATCACATACCACTCTGTTGATTCATCAGGAAATAATGCCACCCAAGTGAATAGAACTATAGTTGTTCGTGACACTACTCCCCCAGTAATCACACTGAATGGTAATGATGTTGTTTATGTAGAACTTGGCTAA
- a CDS encoding DUF5011 domain-containing protein yields the protein MSPTLLHIDVPLIVTPEHQNVTINYTAASFGNTITITAGLNAKLVSTNDITVTIPTSTNITHDGTWDSQFLAPRNATITVPSTTVGQIATSHVTITAITLGDTTTDSNLNKVASLLFENQGGNNYSAYYANSTNSAPTSIFSCGTSNIAEINTLLTTTSTNECFVDDNTHVTIYTTHLSTYALISSTNTSIGPLITLIGNATVYVELGSSYSEQNATTNDGSLVIIGGDTVNSSLKGNYTVTYNSVDSAGNNATQVNRLVIVSDTIPPVITLNGNSTITLSINSTYNEQNATTDDGSPVTIGGDTVNSSLKGNYTVTYNSVDSAGNNATQVVRTVMISNASDTTPPVITLIGNATVYVELDSSYSEQNATTDDGSLVTIGGDTVNSSLVGNYTVTYNSVDSAGNNATQVNRFVIVSDTTPPVITLNGNSTITLSINSTYNEQNATTDDGSPIVIRGDTVDTNTIGNYTITYHSVDSSGNNATQVNRTVIVRDTTPPVITLNGNDVVYVELGSSYSEQNATTDDDSSIVIRGDTVDTNTIGNYTITYHSVDSSGNDATQVNRTVIVRNTTPPVITLNGNDVVYVELG from the coding sequence GTGTCTCCTACACTTCTTCATATAGACGTACCATTAATTGTTACACCTGAACATCAAAATGTTACTATCAATTATACTGCTGCTTCTTTTGGCAATACTATTACTATCACTGCAGGATTAAATGCCAAACTTGTATCTACTAATGACATTACAGTCACGATACCTACTAGTACTAATATCACTCATGATGGTACTTGGGATTCGCAATTCCTTGCACCACGTAATGCTACTATTACTGTACCCTCTACAACTGTAGGTCAAATTGCTACTAGTCATGTAACGATTACAGCTATAACTTTGGGAGATACAACCACTGATTCTAACCTAAACAAAGTTGCATCTCTTTTATTTGAAAATCAAGGCGGAAATAATTATAGTGCATATTATGCAAATTCTACAAACTCTGCACCAACCTCGATTTTCTCTTGTGGTACTAGTAATATCGCAGAAATTAATACTCTTTTAACCACTACTTCCACAAACGAATGTTTTGTAGATGACAATACTCATGTAACAATTTACACCACTCACCTATCCACCTATGCTCTAATATCTTCCACCAATACCTCTATTGGACCACTAATCACACTAATTGGTAATGCTACTGTTTATGTAGAACTTGGCTCATCCTACTCTGAGCAAAACGCCACTACTAATGATGGCTCTCTAGTAATAATTGGTGGTGACACTGTAAATTCATCTCTCAAGGGAAATTATACCGTCACATACAACTCTGTTGATTCAGCAGGAAATAATGCCACCCAAGTGAATAGGCTTGTAATTGTTAGTGACACTATTCCCCCAGTAATCACACTGAATGGCAATAGTACCATAACACTAAGTATAAACTCTACATATAATGAGCAAAACGCCACTACTGATGATGGTTCTCCAGTAACAATTGGTGGTGACACTGTAAATTCATCTCTCAAGGGAAATTATACCGTCACATACAACTCTGTTGATTCAGCAGGAAATAATGCCACCCAAGTTGTTAGAACTGTAATGATTTCTAATGCATCAGATACTACTCCCCCAGTAATCACACTAATTGGTAATGCTACTGTTTATGTAGAACTTGACTCATCCTACTCTGAGCAAAACGCCACTACTGATGATGGCTCTCTAGTAACAATTGGTGGTGACACTGTAAATTCATCTCTCGTGGGAAATTATACCGTCACCTATAACTCTGTTGATTCAGCAGGAAATAATGCCACCCAAGTGAATAGGTTTGTAATTGTTAGTGACACTACTCCCCCAGTAATCACACTGAATGGCAATAGTACCATAACACTAAGCATAAACTCTACATATAATGAGCAAAACGCCACTACTGATGATGGCTCTCCTATCGTTATTCGTGGTGACACTGTAGATACAAATACTATAGGCAATTACACCATCACATACCACTCTGTTGATTCATCAGGAAATAATGCCACCCAAGTGAATAGAACTGTAATTGTTCGTGACACTACTCCCCCAGTAATCACACTGAATGGTAATGATGTTGTTTATGTAGAACTTGGCTCATCCTACTCTGAGCAAAACGCCACTACTGATGATGACTCTTCTATCGTTATTCGTGGTGACACTGTAGATACAAATACTATAGGCAATTACACCATCACATACCACTCTGTTGATTCATCAGGAAATGATGCCACACAAGTGAATAGAACTGTAATTGTTCGTAACACTACTCCCCCAGTAATCACACTGAATGGTAATGATGTTGTTTATGTAGAACTTGGCTAA
- a CDS encoding LamG-like jellyroll fold domain-containing protein: MDENNGVYLELPDLAGSLFNNTDFTISIWANIDIIKSGARIIDFGNGEAQDNILIATTSNTESLRYEVLQTDESRGVTASDILQEGQWAYFTVVHESSGTATIYKNGTSITSGAVHTSYDVNRASNYIGRSNWEGDFYFDGKFDEFRLSSTARSADWIATEYANQNSPSTFFNVSGAQDRSGATVVPRTAPIITLNGSAIIYVEQGSAYTEQGATAHDGSAIVIGGDTVDIDTLGNYTITYDSADSAGNNAIQVKRIIVVRDTTNPIVVGTPIYDTLAHTLTVTFSENVIIPNSPRLGIIAGAFTTTNVDSTNNPILVFTFNNSISENVINTNLQPSSGANVYFPTASVLDTANNALAECRKKLKRPK; the protein is encoded by the coding sequence GTGGACGAAAACAACGGTGTTTATCTTGAACTTCCAGACTTGGCAGGTAGTCTATTCAACAATACAGACTTTACCATCTCAATATGGGCAAATATTGATATCATTAAAAGTGGGGCTAGAATCATTGATTTTGGCAATGGTGAGGCACAAGACAATATTCTAATTGCTACCACTAGCAATACCGAGAGTTTAAGATATGAAGTGCTACAGACTGACGAATCTCGGGGTGTCACAGCTAGTGATATTCTACAGGAAGGTCAATGGGCATACTTTACAGTTGTACATGAATCATCAGGTACAGCAACTATCTACAAAAATGGTACCTCAATTACTAGTGGTGCTGTGCATACATCTTATGATGTGAATAGAGCGTCAAACTATATCGGAAGATCCAATTGGGAAGGTGATTTCTACTTTGATGGCAAATTCGATGAATTCCGACTATCATCTACTGCTCGCTCTGCAGACTGGATTGCAACAGAGTATGCAAATCAAAACTCACCTTCTACTTTCTTTAATGTATCTGGAGCGCAGGATAGATCTGGCGCTACTGTTGTACCTAGAACCGCTCCAATCATCACACTGAATGGTAGTGCTATTATTTACGTAGAGCAAGGCAGTGCATATACTGAACAAGGCGCCACCGCTCATGATGGCTCTGCAATAGTCATTGGTGGTGACACTGTAGACATTGATACCTTGGGCAACTATACCATCACGTATGACTCTGCTGATTCGGCAGGAAATAATGCCATTCAAGTAAAAAGAATTATAGTTGTTCGTGACACTACTAACCCAATAGTCGTTGGTACTCCGATATATGATACTTTAGCACATACTCTAACTGTTACCTTTAGTGAAAATGTAATCATACCTAATTCACCACGATTGGGTATAATTGCAGGAGCATTCACTACTACTAATGTTGATTCTACAAACAATCCTATTTTGGTTTTTACTTTTAATAACAGTATATCTGAAAATGTGATTAACACAAATCTACAACCAAGTTCTGGAGCTAATGTATATTTCCCTACAGCTTCTGTTTTAGATACTGCAAATAATGCTTTAGCTGAATGTAGGAAAAAACTTAAACGTCCAAAGTAA
- a CDS encoding DUF2341 domain-containing protein: MTHSYSEQNATTDDNSPVTIGGDTVNSSLKGNYTVTYDSVDSAGNNATQVNRLVIVSDTIPPVITLIGNATVYVELDSSYSEQNATTDDGSPVTIGGDTVNSSLVGNYTITYNSADSSGNNATQVVRTVIIFNASDTTPPVITLNGNNVVYVEIYSSYSEQNATTDDGSPIVIRGDTVDTNTAGNYTITYHSADSSGNNATQVNRTVVVQQILGASWNTRLQITMDSSQVIGNHENFTALISINDTNLNSIHVQSAGQDIRFTTTDGTTLLEYEIVSFTNDAFGGTLVAWVRLPTLSNTSDTTLYMYYNVSTASPIAYPDVWDSDYEIIYHMDQSTFRAHSILDSSGNDCHATPESIGNTDFDFNDLVSCTNW, from the coding sequence TTGACTCATTCCTACTCTGAGCAAAACGCCACTACTGATGATAACTCTCCAGTAACAATTGGTGGTGACACTGTAAATTCATCTCTCAAGGGAAATTATACCGTCACCTATGACTCTGTTGATTCAGCAGGAAATAATGCCACCCAAGTGAATAGGCTTGTAATTGTTAGTGACACTATTCCCCCAGTAATCACACTAATTGGTAATGCTACTGTTTATGTAGAACTTGACTCATCCTACTCTGAGCAAAACGCCACTACTGATGATGGCTCTCCAGTAACAATTGGTGGTGACACTGTAAATTCATCTCTAGTGGGAAATTACACCATCACATACAACTCTGCTGATTCATCAGGAAATAATGCCACCCAAGTTGTTAGAACTGTAATAATTTTTAATGCATCAGATACCACTCCCCCAGTAATCACACTGAATGGTAATAATGTCGTTTATGTAGAAATTTACTCATCCTACTCTGAGCAAAACGCCACTACTGATGATGGCTCTCCTATCGTTATTCGTGGTGATACTGTAGATACAAATACTGCAGGCAATTACACCATCACATACCACTCTGCTGATTCATCAGGAAATAATGCCACCCAAGTTAATAGAACTGTAGTTGTTCAACAAATACTAGGTGCCTCTTGGAACACAAGACTACAGATTACTATGGATTCATCCCAAGTAATTGGAAATCATGAAAATTTCACAGCTTTAATATCTATAAATGATACAAATCTTAATTCTATACATGTTCAATCTGCTGGACAAGATATAAGATTCACTACTACTGATGGCACTACCCTCTTAGAGTATGAAATTGTATCATTTACTAATGATGCTTTTGGTGGTACCCTAGTAGCTTGGGTTCGTCTACCTACTTTGAGCAATACCAGTGATACCACACTCTACATGTATTATAATGTCTCAACAGCGTCACCCATTGCATATCCTGATGTTTGGGATTCAGACTATGAAATAATTTATCACATGGATCAATCCACTTTTCGTGCACACTCTATACTAGACTCATCAGGGAATGATTGTCATGCAACACCAGAGTCTATAGGCAATACTGACTTTGACTTTAATGATTTAGTCAGCTGCACAAATTGGTAA